From a single Kitasatospora azatica KCTC 9699 genomic region:
- the lpdA gene encoding dihydrolipoyl dehydrogenase yields MSTTHYDVVVLGAGPGGYTAAVRSAQLGLKTAVIEEKYWGGVCLNVGCIPSKALLRNAELATIFTREAKTFGIKVEGQVTFDYNEAYLRSRKVADGRVAGIHYLMKKNAIDEYDGRGTFVDDHTLQVALSAGGFATVTFDHCIIAAGATTRLLPGTALSDRVVTYEEQILSSELPESIIIAGAGAIGVEFAYVLNSYGVKVTIVEFLDRVVPLEDVDVSTELGKQYKKLGIEILTSTRVDAIDDSDPNAKVKVTVTRNGQQQVLEADKVLQAIGFAPRVDGYGLDATGVALTERRAIAVDGRGRTNVPHIFAIGDVTAKLMLAHAAEAMAVIAAETIGGAETMEIDFVMVPRATYCQPQVASFGYTEAQAREQGFDVKVAKFPFTANGKAHGLGHPIGFVKVISDAKYGELLGAHLIGPEVTELLPELTLAQQWDLTVNEVARNVHAHPTLGEAVKEAIHGLAGHMINF; encoded by the coding sequence ATGAGCACCACGCACTACGACGTCGTTGTCCTGGGAGCGGGTCCTGGCGGGTACACCGCCGCTGTCCGCTCGGCCCAGCTCGGGCTCAAGACCGCGGTCATCGAGGAGAAGTACTGGGGCGGGGTCTGCCTGAACGTCGGCTGTATCCCGTCCAAGGCACTGCTCCGCAACGCCGAGCTGGCCACCATCTTCACCCGTGAGGCGAAGACCTTCGGCATCAAGGTCGAGGGCCAGGTGACCTTCGACTACAACGAGGCGTATCTGCGCAGCCGCAAGGTGGCGGACGGTCGGGTTGCCGGCATCCACTACCTGATGAAGAAGAACGCGATCGACGAGTACGACGGTCGCGGCACCTTCGTGGACGACCACACCCTGCAGGTGGCGCTCAGCGCGGGCGGCTTCGCCACGGTCACCTTCGACCACTGCATCATCGCGGCCGGTGCCACCACCCGGCTGCTGCCCGGCACCGCGCTGAGCGACCGGGTGGTGACCTACGAGGAGCAGATCCTCAGCAGCGAGCTGCCGGAGTCCATCATCATCGCCGGTGCCGGCGCGATCGGCGTCGAGTTCGCCTACGTGCTGAACAGCTACGGCGTCAAGGTGACGATCGTCGAGTTCCTGGACCGGGTGGTCCCGCTGGAGGACGTCGACGTCTCCACCGAACTGGGCAAGCAGTACAAGAAGCTGGGCATCGAGATCCTCACCTCGACCCGGGTGGACGCGATCGACGACAGCGACCCGAACGCCAAGGTCAAGGTCACCGTCACCCGCAACGGGCAGCAGCAGGTGCTGGAGGCTGACAAGGTCCTGCAGGCGATCGGCTTCGCGCCGCGGGTCGACGGCTACGGCCTGGACGCCACCGGTGTCGCGCTGACCGAGCGCCGCGCGATCGCGGTCGACGGGCGCGGGCGCACCAACGTGCCGCACATCTTCGCCATCGGTGACGTCACCGCCAAGCTGATGCTGGCTCACGCCGCCGAGGCCATGGCCGTGATCGCCGCCGAGACGATCGGCGGTGCGGAGACCATGGAGATCGACTTCGTGATGGTCCCGCGCGCCACCTACTGCCAGCCGCAGGTGGCCAGCTTCGGCTACACCGAGGCGCAGGCGCGCGAGCAGGGCTTCGACGTCAAGGTCGCCAAGTTCCCGTTCACCGCCAACGGCAAGGCGCACGGCCTGGGGCACCCGATCGGCTTCGTCAAGGTGATCAGCGACGCCAAGTACGGCGAGCTGCTGGGCGCGCACCTGATCGGCCCCGAGGTGACCGAGTTGCTGCCGGAGCTGACGTTGGCTCAGCAGTGGGACCTGACGGTGAACGAGGTGGCGCGCAATGTGCACGCCCACCCGACGCTGGGCGAGGCCGTCAAGGAGGCCATCCACGGCCTGGCCGGA
- a CDS encoding alpha/beta fold hydrolase, which translates to MVQAVKHGSVEVNGIRLHIAEQGEGPLVLLLHGFPESWYSWRHQFGPLAEAGYRVVAPDQRGYARSERPADLASYTLPHLVGDVVGLIRALGEQSAVLVGHDMGGPVAWLTAVLRPDLVRGVVGLSTPPALPAGLAPTALSRETYGEGFYQLYFQQPGRADAELAADIRASLLGILAGGSGDRPGEPKPWVIPEGRTLLDLLGRPRELPGWLTEADLAVFAEDYALHGEHAFTGPLNWYRNIDRNHELLAAFQGLGVTVPALYVVGDRDMVTTLRGVDRRRAALPAIAPKLHASITLPGCGHWTQQERPAEVNEALLDFLAHLDK; encoded by the coding sequence GTGGTCCAGGCGGTCAAGCACGGGTCGGTCGAGGTCAACGGGATCCGGCTGCACATCGCCGAACAGGGGGAAGGGCCGCTGGTCCTGCTGCTGCACGGGTTCCCGGAGAGCTGGTACTCCTGGCGGCATCAGTTCGGCCCGCTCGCCGAAGCCGGCTACCGGGTGGTCGCCCCGGACCAGCGCGGTTACGCCCGCAGTGAGCGGCCCGCCGACCTGGCCTCGTACACGTTGCCGCACCTGGTCGGTGACGTGGTCGGGCTGATCCGGGCGCTCGGGGAGCAGTCGGCGGTGCTGGTGGGCCACGACATGGGCGGGCCGGTGGCCTGGCTGACCGCGGTGCTGCGGCCCGACCTGGTGCGCGGGGTGGTGGGACTGAGCACCCCGCCGGCGCTGCCCGCCGGGCTGGCACCGACCGCGCTGAGCCGGGAGACCTACGGCGAGGGCTTCTACCAGCTGTACTTCCAGCAGCCCGGCCGGGCCGACGCGGAGTTGGCGGCCGACATCCGGGCCAGCCTGCTGGGGATCCTGGCCGGCGGCTCGGGGGACCGGCCGGGCGAGCCGAAGCCCTGGGTGATCCCCGAAGGGCGCACGCTGCTCGATCTGCTGGGCCGCCCGCGCGAGTTGCCCGGTTGGCTGACCGAGGCGGACCTCGCGGTCTTCGCCGAGGACTACGCGCTGCACGGCGAGCACGCGTTCACCGGGCCGCTGAACTGGTACCGCAACATCGACCGCAACCACGAACTGCTCGCGGCCTTCCAGGGCCTCGGCGTCACGGTGCCCGCGCTGTATGTCGTCGGCGACCGCGACATGGTGACCACGCTGCGCGGAGTGGACCGGCGGCGTGCCGCGCTGCCCGCCATCGCCCCCAAGCTGCACGCCAGCATCACCCTGCCGGGCTGCGGCCACTGGACCCAGCAGGAGCGCCCGGCGGAGGTCAACGAGGCACTGCTGGACTTCCTCGCGCACCTGGACAAGTAG
- a CDS encoding transglycosylase family protein: protein MTFRNENTATTTATATPKKRNRVRMAVMGGAMLALPVAGLVAANTASAAPTSTWDAVAQCESTGNWSINSGNGFYGGLQFTSSTWAAYGGTQYAASADQATKDQQIAIAEKVLADQGPGAWPVCSVKAGLTAGGAPAAVDTSSSTTTGSTTATKQSAPVQQATPKAATPAHAATPAQQPAAPKAAEKPAVKPAVKPAVKPAVKPAVKPAEKPVVAKAADKPAAPTSTKPTTGATYTVKSGDTLSAIAAAHGTNWQSLYQHNAQVVGANADLILPGQVLSI, encoded by the coding sequence TTGACTTTCCGTAACGAGAACACCGCCACCACCACCGCCACCGCCACCCCGAAGAAGCGCAACCGGGTCCGGATGGCCGTCATGGGCGGCGCGATGCTCGCCCTTCCGGTGGCGGGCCTCGTCGCGGCCAACACGGCCTCCGCCGCCCCCACCTCCACCTGGGACGCGGTCGCCCAGTGCGAGAGCACCGGCAACTGGAGCATCAACAGCGGCAACGGCTTCTACGGCGGCCTGCAGTTCACCTCCTCCACCTGGGCGGCCTACGGCGGCACCCAGTACGCGGCCAGCGCGGACCAGGCCACCAAGGACCAGCAGATCGCGATCGCCGAGAAGGTCCTCGCCGACCAGGGCCCCGGCGCCTGGCCGGTCTGCTCCGTCAAGGCGGGCCTGACCGCCGGCGGCGCCCCGGCCGCGGTCGACACCTCGTCCTCGACCACCACCGGCTCCACCACCGCCACCAAGCAGAGCGCCCCGGTCCAGCAGGCCACCCCCAAGGCCGCCACCCCGGCCCACGCCGCTACCCCGGCGCAGCAGCCGGCCGCCCCCAAGGCCGCCGAGAAGCCAGCCGTGAAGCCGGCCGTGAAGCCGGCCGTGAAGCCGGCCGTGAAGCCGGCCGTGAAGCCGGCCGAGAAGCCGGTCGTCGCGAAGGCCGCCGACAAGCCCGCCGCGCCGACCAGCACCAAGCCCACCACCGGCGCCACCTACACCGTCAAGAGCGGTGACACCCTGAGCGCCATCGCCGCCGCCCACGGCACCAACTGGCAGAGCCTGTACCAGCACAACGCGCAGGTCGTCGGCGCCAACGCCGACCTGATCCTGCCCGGCCAGGTCCTCAGCATCTGA
- a CDS encoding pyridoxine/pyridoxamine 5'-phosphate oxidase, translating into MTENQSGNENQNAGENASANELAQLRTLLIDRPPMARELPAFEVDEAPAGPGELFVQWLLGAFRAGVPDAQVMVLSTAGPDGRVLVLRDVDPAAGLWWFAGDADSPKGRQLAAEPRAALTFYWPQLGRQVRVRGTVQSGEAAAAAEQFRLLSPNSRTAALVGRQSEPLTGAEEFRTAWAQAAAELAREPRTVAEGYTRYAVRAEEVEFWQGAADRRHVRLVYRRSADGWQRGLVWP; encoded by the coding sequence GTGACGGAGAACCAGAGCGGGAACGAGAACCAGAACGCGGGCGAGAACGCGAGCGCGAACGAGCTCGCCCAGCTGCGGACGCTGCTGATCGACCGCCCGCCGATGGCACGCGAGCTGCCCGCCTTCGAGGTGGACGAGGCACCGGCGGGGCCGGGGGAGCTGTTCGTCCAGTGGCTGCTGGGGGCTTTCCGGGCGGGTGTGCCGGACGCACAGGTGATGGTGCTGAGCACGGCCGGGCCCGACGGACGGGTGCTGGTGCTGCGCGATGTCGACCCGGCAGCCGGGCTGTGGTGGTTCGCGGGGGACGCGGACAGCCCCAAGGGGCGCCAGCTGGCGGCCGAACCCCGGGCGGCGCTCACCTTCTACTGGCCGCAGCTCGGGCGGCAGGTCCGGGTCCGCGGGACGGTGCAGTCGGGCGAGGCGGCGGCCGCCGCCGAGCAGTTCCGGCTGCTCAGCCCCAACTCGCGGACGGCCGCCCTGGTCGGGCGGCAGAGCGAGCCGTTGACCGGAGCCGAGGAGTTCCGGACGGCCTGGGCGCAGGCGGCGGCGGAGCTGGCTCGGGAGCCGCGGACCGTCGCCGAGGGGTACACCCGGTACGCGGTGCGGGCCGAGGAGGTGGAGTTCTGGCAGGGGGCGGCGGACCGCCGGCACGTCCGGCTGGTCTACCGGCGGTCGGCGGACGGTTGGCAGCGGGGTCTGGTCTGGCCCTGA
- a CDS encoding pseudouridine synthase translates to MRRRTKPAPAPLPQRHGVDPVRVRLPADGEWPTVGAYLAHRLPDAVAGRLAQMLDAGEILGADGPIGPDTPYRGGASVWFHRDLPAEVPVPFPVELVHRDENIVVVDKPHFLATTPRGSHVVETALSRLRHELGLPELSPAHRLDRLTAGLVLFVARPEARGAYQTMFRDRLVRKEYQAIARFDPSLELPRTVRSRIVKERGVIAAREEAGPVNAETLIELLAERDGLARYRLTPFTGRTHQLRLHLCSQGIPILNDPVYPEVLPADATDDFHAPLQLLAAGLEFTDPITGRELRFRSRRVLEAWRA, encoded by the coding sequence ATGAGACGCAGGACGAAGCCGGCCCCCGCGCCCCTGCCGCAGCGGCACGGGGTGGACCCGGTGCGGGTTCGGCTGCCCGCGGACGGGGAGTGGCCGACGGTCGGGGCGTACCTGGCGCACCGGCTGCCGGATGCGGTGGCCGGGCGGCTCGCGCAGATGCTCGACGCCGGGGAGATCCTCGGCGCGGACGGGCCGATCGGTCCGGACACTCCTTATAGGGGCGGCGCCAGCGTCTGGTTCCACCGCGACCTGCCCGCCGAGGTGCCGGTGCCGTTCCCGGTGGAGCTGGTGCACCGGGACGAGAACATCGTGGTGGTCGACAAACCGCACTTCCTGGCCACCACCCCGCGCGGCAGCCATGTGGTGGAGACCGCGCTCTCCCGACTGCGGCACGAGCTGGGGCTGCCCGAGCTCAGCCCCGCGCACCGGCTGGACCGGCTGACCGCCGGGCTGGTGCTCTTCGTGGCCCGACCGGAGGCCCGCGGCGCGTACCAGACCATGTTCCGCGACCGCCTGGTCCGCAAGGAGTACCAGGCGATCGCCCGCTTCGACCCGAGCCTCGAACTGCCCCGCACGGTGCGCAGCCGGATCGTCAAGGAACGCGGCGTGATCGCGGCCCGCGAGGAAGCCGGGCCGGTCAACGCGGAGACCCTCATCGAGCTGCTGGCCGAACGCGACGGCCTGGCCCGCTACCGGCTGACCCCGTTCACCGGCCGGACCCACCAGCTGCGCCTGCACCTCTGTTCCCAGGGCATCCCGATCCTCAACGACCCGGTCTACCCCGAGGTGCTGCCGGCGGACGCCACCGACGATTTCCACGCCCCGCTGCAACTGCTCGCCGCCGGCCTGGAGTTCACCGACCCGATCACCGGCCGCGAGCTGCGGTTCCGGTCCCGGCGGGTGCTGGAGGCATGGCGCGCCTGA
- a CDS encoding MarR family winged helix-turn-helix transcriptional regulator, with protein sequence MKGKPRPQATPEQAQYAMDRMIALAQFGQQDIAARLGLNVTDLTCLGFVVETALAGEPLAAGDLAERAQLTTGAVTGVLNRLEKAGYAHREVDPGDRRRVRVVMADDAQARILQVYGPFYARIGALFADYTPDEIAVIADWFTRAKAALDQSLDEIRNNKR encoded by the coding sequence GTGAAAGGCAAGCCGCGCCCCCAGGCGACACCCGAGCAGGCGCAGTACGCGATGGACCGGATGATCGCGCTGGCCCAGTTCGGCCAGCAGGACATCGCCGCCCGGCTCGGGCTCAACGTCACGGACCTCACCTGCCTCGGCTTCGTCGTCGAGACGGCGCTAGCCGGCGAGCCGCTGGCCGCCGGCGACCTCGCCGAGCGCGCGCAACTGACCACAGGGGCTGTGACCGGGGTGCTCAACCGTCTGGAGAAGGCCGGCTACGCCCACCGCGAGGTCGATCCGGGAGACCGGAGGCGAGTCCGCGTGGTGATGGCGGACGACGCGCAGGCCCGCATCCTTCAGGTATACGGCCCGTTCTACGCTCGCATCGGCGCGCTGTTCGCCGACTACACGCCCGACGAGATCGCGGTGATCGCCGATTGGTTCACCCGGGCCAAGGCAGCGCTGGACCAGTCCCTGGACGAGATCAGGAACAACAAGCGGTAG
- a CDS encoding HGxxPAAW family protein, producing the protein MSAHSDHDMGHTVAGWTGSVIAILGFTTMGAAFVLDSPSGLWAGGLLTALGAVASWVLHLAGWGKPTGPRPPHRRHWRTPDPDACHGHPDCLGCRLAGRHRRVRHPAEAVRVEQGGVADA; encoded by the coding sequence ATGAGCGCACACAGCGATCACGACATGGGGCACACGGTCGCGGGCTGGACCGGGTCTGTCATCGCAATCCTCGGCTTCACCACCATGGGCGCGGCTTTCGTCCTCGACTCGCCCTCCGGGCTCTGGGCCGGCGGACTGCTCACAGCCCTCGGCGCGGTGGCCAGCTGGGTGCTGCATCTGGCCGGCTGGGGCAAGCCCACCGGCCCGCGCCCGCCCCACCGTCGGCATTGGCGCACCCCCGACCCGGACGCCTGCCACGGCCACCCTGACTGCCTCGGCTGCCGTCTCGCCGGCCGCCACAGAAGGGTGCGACATCCGGCCGAGGCCGTGCGCGTCGAACAGGGTGGCGTCGCCGACGCATAG
- a CDS encoding SAM-dependent methyltransferase — protein MRVRNKGETVQQAWGNENVTDLQTDRPHPARIYDYWLGGKDNFPPDRKAAEHAISVSADIPAAARENRAFLQRAVRMAAQAGIRQFVDVGAGLPSPGNVHQVAQSVAPESRVVYVDNDPIVLTHGRALLADNRSTTVLTGDVRDLDELFERPELQALVDFSQPVAVLLVAVLHFVSDEEAHRAVRQVLERVAPGSYLLLSNSTYEGNPERAAEAAKTWDKTDSGIRLRSRAQVTEFFDGWELLDPGVDFVPLWRPDGPTEGTTRWMYAGVGRKV, from the coding sequence ATGCGGGTACGGAACAAAGGGGAGACGGTGCAGCAGGCCTGGGGCAACGAGAACGTGACGGACCTTCAGACCGACCGTCCGCACCCCGCCCGGATCTACGACTACTGGCTGGGCGGCAAGGACAACTTCCCGCCGGACCGGAAGGCGGCCGAGCACGCGATCAGCGTCTCCGCCGACATACCGGCGGCCGCCCGCGAGAACCGCGCCTTCCTGCAGCGGGCGGTGCGGATGGCCGCACAGGCGGGCATCCGGCAGTTCGTCGACGTCGGCGCGGGCCTGCCCTCGCCGGGCAACGTGCACCAGGTCGCCCAGTCGGTGGCTCCCGAGAGCCGGGTGGTGTACGTCGACAACGACCCGATCGTGCTCACCCACGGGCGGGCGCTGCTGGCCGACAACCGCAGCACCACCGTGCTGACCGGCGACGTCCGCGACCTCGACGAGCTCTTCGAGCGCCCCGAGCTGCAGGCCCTGGTGGACTTCTCGCAGCCGGTCGCTGTGCTGCTGGTCGCGGTGCTGCACTTCGTCAGCGACGAGGAGGCCCACCGCGCGGTGCGGCAGGTCCTCGAGCGGGTGGCGCCGGGCAGCTACCTGCTGCTCTCCAACAGCACCTACGAGGGCAACCCCGAGCGGGCCGCCGAGGCCGCGAAGACCTGGGACAAGACCGACTCCGGTATCCGGCTGCGCAGCCGCGCTCAGGTGACCGAGTTCTTCGACGGCTGGGAGCTGCTGGACCCGGGCGTGGACTTCGTCCCGCTCTGGCGCCCGGACGGCCCGACCGAGGGCACCACGCGCTGGATGTACGCGGGCGTGGGCCGAAAGGTCTGA
- a CDS encoding RNA-guided endonuclease InsQ/TnpB family protein: MAATHVKRAFKYRFYPTDAQAAELSRTFGCVRKVYNMALQARTEAWTLRRERVNYNATSAMLTGWKKAEELAYLSEVSSVPLQQALRHLQGAFANFWLKRAKYPTFKSRKKSRKSAEYTSSAFRFRDGRLTLAKMSDPLDIVWSRPLPEGSVPSMVTVSQDAAGRWFVSVLCEDRPSMPAAVNAAVGVDAGVTSLVTLSTGEKVANPRHERRDRERLAKVQRDLARKAKGSNNREKVRIKVGRVYARIADRRRDFLHRLTTRLVRESQTIVIEDLSVRNMLGSRKLSRAISDSSWTEMRSMLEYKADWYGRDLVVVDRWFPSSKLCSACGTLRGKMPLNVREWTCNCGTTHDRDVNAAKNILAAGLAVAACGDGVRPQRSTPGGRSLVKQEVVPPPRRRAAAQPRG, translated from the coding sequence ATGGCGGCCACCCACGTGAAGCGGGCGTTCAAGTACCGCTTCTACCCGACCGATGCGCAGGCGGCTGAGCTGTCGCGCACGTTCGGGTGTGTACGAAAGGTCTACAACATGGCGTTGCAGGCCCGCACGGAGGCGTGGACGCTTCGCCGGGAGCGGGTCAACTACAACGCCACCAGCGCGATGCTGACCGGGTGGAAGAAGGCCGAGGAACTGGCTTACCTGTCTGAGGTGTCGTCGGTTCCGTTGCAGCAGGCGCTGCGGCACCTGCAAGGGGCGTTCGCCAACTTCTGGCTGAAGCGGGCGAAGTATCCGACGTTCAAGTCGCGGAAGAAGTCCCGCAAGTCCGCGGAGTACACCAGCTCCGCGTTCCGGTTCCGGGACGGACGGCTGACGCTGGCGAAGATGAGCGATCCGCTGGATATCGTGTGGTCGAGGCCGCTGCCCGAAGGCAGTGTGCCGTCGATGGTTACCGTGTCGCAGGACGCGGCCGGGCGCTGGTTCGTCTCTGTGCTGTGCGAGGACCGGCCATCGATGCCTGCGGCCGTGAACGCGGCGGTGGGTGTTGATGCCGGTGTCACCAGCCTGGTGACGCTCTCCACGGGGGAGAAGGTCGCCAACCCGAGGCATGAGCGCCGAGACCGGGAACGCCTGGCCAAGGTTCAGCGGGACCTTGCCCGCAAGGCGAAGGGCTCCAACAATCGCGAGAAGGTCCGTATCAAGGTCGGCCGGGTGTATGCCCGGATCGCCGATCGGCGCAGGGACTTCCTGCATAGGCTGACCACTCGACTCGTTCGTGAGAGCCAAACGATCGTGATCGAGGATCTGAGCGTCCGGAACATGCTCGGGAGCCGGAAGCTCTCCCGAGCCATCTCGGACTCTTCCTGGACCGAGATGCGGTCCATGCTGGAATACAAGGCCGATTGGTACGGGCGGGACCTGGTCGTTGTCGACCGATGGTTCCCCAGTTCCAAGCTGTGCTCGGCCTGCGGAACCTTGCGGGGCAAGATGCCGCTCAACGTCCGTGAGTGGACGTGCAACTGTGGAACGACGCATGACCGGGACGTGAACGCAGCCAAGAATATTCTGGCCGCCGGGCTGGCGGTTGCCGCCTGTGGAGACGGTGTAAGACCTCAACGGAGCACTCCGGGCGGGCGGTCGTTGGTGAAGCAGGAAGTAGTCCCACCGCCGCGCAGGCGCGCGGCGGCTCAGCCGCGAGGCTGA
- a CDS encoding serine hydrolase domain-containing protein, whose protein sequence is MTDLSDELLPHGLLPEALLPETRRALLHRLAVGQAQGRTPSLVGAVMRGGRMVWSGARSMIEGHAPDANVQYRIGSISKTFTAVLVLRLRDEGLLDLADPLEQHLPGTVAGRATIRELLCHAAGLSSETPGPWWERTPGSLRPELADLLEEQPFRHPAGERFHYSNPGYALLGALVERLRGEPWGEVLRQEVLEPLGLTRTTLLPQSPHAGGFAVHPWADVMLPEPLTDTGAMGPAGQLWSTAADLCRWAAFLLAGDEKVLATDTLAEMRRPAVGPEGDWTACYGLGLQLARRNGRVLVGHGGSMPGFLAGLWLSEEDDVAAVTLANVTSGTPTSTIAADLVSIVAEREPRFPAPWRPFTDADPQLLALTGPWYWGPNPVALHLRAGRALELTELGSAARASRFRPEPDGSWTGLDGYYAGEPLRVVHAADGTVSHLDLGSFVLTREPYGPAEAIPGGVDPQGWHAG, encoded by the coding sequence ATGACCGACCTGTCAGACGAGTTGCTGCCCCACGGCCTGCTGCCGGAGGCACTGCTGCCCGAGACCCGCCGCGCCCTGCTGCACCGTCTCGCGGTCGGCCAGGCGCAGGGCCGCACCCCCTCGCTGGTGGGCGCCGTGATGCGGGGCGGGCGGATGGTGTGGTCCGGCGCCCGCAGCATGATCGAGGGTCACGCGCCCGACGCCAACGTGCAGTACCGGATCGGCTCCATCTCCAAGACCTTCACCGCCGTGCTGGTGCTGCGGCTGCGCGACGAGGGGCTGCTCGATCTGGCCGATCCGCTGGAACAGCACCTGCCCGGAACCGTGGCCGGCCGCGCCACCATCCGCGAGTTGCTCTGCCACGCGGCCGGCCTGTCCTCCGAGACGCCCGGGCCGTGGTGGGAGCGCACCCCGGGGTCGCTCCGCCCGGAGCTGGCCGACCTGTTGGAGGAGCAGCCCTTCCGGCACCCGGCCGGCGAGCGGTTCCACTACTCCAACCCCGGCTACGCGCTGCTCGGCGCTCTGGTGGAGCGCCTGCGCGGGGAGCCGTGGGGCGAGGTGCTGCGGCAGGAGGTGCTGGAGCCGCTCGGGCTGACCCGCACCACGCTGCTGCCGCAGTCCCCGCACGCGGGTGGCTTCGCCGTGCACCCGTGGGCCGATGTGATGCTGCCCGAGCCGCTGACCGACACCGGCGCGATGGGGCCGGCCGGGCAGCTCTGGTCCACCGCCGCCGACCTGTGCCGCTGGGCCGCCTTCCTGCTGGCCGGGGACGAGAAGGTGCTCGCCACCGACACGCTGGCCGAGATGCGCCGTCCGGCCGTCGGGCCCGAGGGCGACTGGACCGCCTGCTACGGCCTCGGTCTGCAGCTGGCGCGGCGCAACGGTCGGGTGCTGGTCGGCCACGGCGGCTCGATGCCGGGCTTCCTGGCCGGGCTCTGGCTGAGCGAGGAGGACGATGTGGCGGCGGTCACCCTGGCCAATGTGACGAGCGGCACGCCCACCTCGACCATCGCCGCCGACCTGGTCTCGATCGTGGCCGAGCGCGAACCGCGCTTCCCCGCGCCCTGGCGGCCGTTCACCGACGCCGATCCGCAACTGCTGGCGCTGACCGGGCCCTGGTACTGGGGGCCGAACCCGGTCGCCCTGCACCTGCGGGCCGGCCGGGCGCTGGAGCTGACCGAGCTCGGCAGCGCGGCCCGCGCCTCGCGGTTCCGACCCGAGCCGGACGGCAGCTGGACCGGTCTGGACGGGTACTACGCGGGTGAGCCGCTGCGCGTGGTGCACGCCGCGGACGGCACGGTCAGCCATCTTGACCTGGGAAGTTTCGTCCTGACCCGGGAGCCGTACGGCCCCGCGGAGGCGATTCCCGGGGGTGTGGACCCGCAGGGGTGGCACGCGGGCTGA
- a CDS encoding LysM peptidoglycan-binding domain-containing protein: MMSLNGRPSLPSRSTIKRVVAAAVVAGVGAGIPVIAAGGATAAPAHQNTAVALQAAAPTHVVEAAKPAAVQAAPQAAPQAAAPAAAPATYTVVSGDWLSKIAASHNVQGGWQKLYELNKSVLTKGPNLIFPGQHLTLATASAPAQAPAQAPAAPAAPAKPQSAPSTPAPAKSAPAKAAPSAKSDTQAASRSNTRSPLAATPAAVPAPANNSVASLQALAASIVPADQLASFDQIISHESGWNITATNPSSGAYGLPQALPGNKMASAGADWQTNPATQLRWALQYMNSTYGSPNAAWAFWQTHSAY, encoded by the coding sequence ATGATGTCCCTCAACGGTCGTCCCAGCCTGCCCAGCCGCAGCACCATCAAGCGCGTTGTCGCCGCCGCCGTCGTGGCCGGCGTCGGTGCCGGTATCCCCGTGATCGCCGCCGGTGGCGCCACCGCCGCCCCGGCCCACCAGAACACCGCCGTCGCGCTGCAGGCCGCCGCCCCGACCCACGTGGTCGAGGCCGCCAAGCCGGCCGCCGTCCAGGCCGCGCCGCAGGCCGCCCCCCAGGCTGCCGCCCCGGCCGCTGCTCCCGCGACCTACACCGTGGTCTCGGGTGACTGGCTGTCCAAGATCGCCGCCTCGCACAACGTGCAGGGTGGCTGGCAGAAGCTCTACGAGCTGAACAAGTCCGTGCTCACCAAGGGCCCGAACCTGATCTTCCCCGGTCAGCACCTGACCCTGGCCACTGCCTCGGCTCCCGCCCAGGCTCCGGCGCAGGCCCCGGCCGCCCCGGCCGCTCCGGCCAAGCCGCAGAGCGCCCCGTCCACCCCGGCCCCGGCCAAGTCGGCCCCGGCCAAGGCTGCGCCGTCCGCCAAGAGCGACACCCAGGCTGCCAGCCGTTCGAACACCCGCAGCCCGCTGGCCGCCACCCCGGCCGCCGTGCCGGCTCCGGCCAACAACTCGGTCGCCTCGCTGCAGGCGCTCGCCGCGTCGATCGTCCCGGCCGACCAGCTGGCCTCGTTCGACCAGATCATCAGCCACGAGAGTGGCTGGAACATCACCGCCACCAACCCGAGCTCGGGTGCCTACGGCCTGCCGCAGGCCCTGCCCGGCAACAAGATGGCCTCGGCCGGCGCTGACTGGCAGACCAACCCCGCGACCCAGCTCCGCTGGGCGCTGCAGTACATGAACTCCACCTACGGCAGCCCGAACGCGGCGTGGGCCTTCTGGCAGACCCACTCGGCGTACTGA
- a CDS encoding MarR family winged helix-turn-helix transcriptional regulator: MSGRDASIEIIQRELTAFARRARHKASQLHPELSLVTYSMLDLMNERGGCRAADLAAYFMLDKSTVSRQVGALEKLGYLSREADPEDHRGQILRPSDAGLALLRDAHEMRRQSFTERFTDWTDEDVARLAGYLVRYGAAD, from the coding sequence GTGTCCGGCCGAGACGCGTCGATCGAGATCATCCAGCGCGAGCTGACCGCCTTCGCCCGCCGGGCCCGGCACAAGGCCTCGCAGCTGCACCCGGAACTCTCGCTGGTGACGTACAGCATGCTCGACCTGATGAACGAGCGCGGCGGCTGCCGGGCGGCCGACCTGGCCGCCTACTTCATGCTCGACAAGTCGACGGTGAGCCGACAGGTCGGTGCGCTGGAGAAGTTGGGGTACCTGAGTCGCGAGGCGGACCCGGAGGACCACCGCGGCCAGATCCTGCGGCCGAGCGACGCCGGACTGGCCCTGCTGCGCGACGCCCATGAGATGCGCCGGCAGTCCTTCACGGAGCGGTTCACCGACTGGACCGACGAGGACGTGGCGCGGCTGGCCGGGTACCTGGTCCGCTACGGCGCGGCCGACTGA